In a genomic window of Gadus macrocephalus chromosome 9, ASM3116895v1:
- the pdhx gene encoding pyruvate dehydrogenase protein X component, mitochondrial has translation MAASLQLGRQGILFGLRFNLIKQCQRTTTPWLPHARTFHRCPALLGVAPLKVEMPALSPTMEEGTIVKWLKKEGEEVAAGDALCEIETDKAVVTMESSDDGVLAKILMEEGSRGVPLGTLIALMVEEGEDWKQVEVPPPKAPPAAPAAAVAASVAPPPAPAQPPPPRPPAVHTISSALLRLSPAARNILDSHGLDPRLATPTGPRGLITKEDALNLLKGTPSSGAAVPVAAPTAPAAPPAYTPAPAGPPPAPGLRPNIPPLSIPGKPGAPGTFTDLPASNIRRIIAQRLTESKTTIPHAYASVDCDMEAVMKLRKDLAKEQVKVSVNDFVIKAAAVTLKEMPEVNVTWSGDGPLALDSIHISIAVATEKGLITPIIRDAADMGVQEISATAKALAQRARDGKLKPEEYQGGSFSISNLGMFGISGFSAVINPPQACILAVGGSRAELRPSADQQTLRTQQLMTVTLSSDGRLVDDALASRFLEKLRANLEKPQRMALV, from the exons ATGGCGGCCTCCTTGCAGCTGGGTCGTCAAGGAATACTATTTGGATTACGATTTAACCTAATTAAACAATGTCAACGGACGACAACCCCGTGGCTGCCCCATGCCAGGACCTTCCACCGGTGTCCGGCCCTCCTTG GTGTCGCACCTCTCAAAGTCGAAATGCCGGCTCTTTCCCCCACTATGGAGGAGGGAACTATCGTCAAATGGCTGAAAAAGGAAG GTGAGGAGGTAGCCGCAGGAGACGCACTGTGTGAGATCGAGACGGACAAGGCTGTGGTTACCATGGAGTCCAGCGATGACGGAGTCCTGGCAAAGATCTTG ATGGAGGAGGGCAGCCGCGGCGTCCCCCTGGGCACCCTCATTGCCCTGAtggtggaggaaggggaggactGGAAGCAGGTGGAGGTCCCCCCTCCGAAGGCCCCTCCTGCAGCCCCAGCTGCCGCCGTCGCTGCCTCCGTcgcacctccacctgctcctgcccagcccccacccccacgacCGCCCGCAGTCCATACTATCAGCTCAGCACT ACTGCGTCTGAGCCCAGCGGCGAGGAACATCCTGGACTCCCACGGCCTGGACCCCCGCCTGGCCACGCCCACCGGTCCTAGAGGACTCATCACCAAGGA AGATGCTCTGAACCTGCTTAAGGGGACCCCTTCCTCCGGAGCCGCCGTACCCGTGGCCGCGCCCACcgcccctgctgcccccccggCCTACACCCCCGCCCCGGccggccctcccccagccccgggCCTCAGACCCAACATACCTCCGCTCTCCATCCCTGGGAAGCCCGGCGCTCCG GGCACCTTCACCGACCTCCCAGCCTCCAACATCCGGCGCATCATCGCTCAGCGGCTGACCGAGTCCAAGACCACCATCCCCCACGCCTACGCCAGCGTGGACTGTGACATGGAGGCCGTCATGAAGCTACGCAAAGACCTGGCCAAAG AACAGGTCAAAGTTTCTGTCAACGACTTTGTCATCAAAGCGGCCGCAGTCACGCTCAAA GAAATGCCGGAGGTAAATGTCACCTGGTCCGGGGACGGACCCCTGGCGCTGGACTCCATCCACATCTCCATTGCCGTGGCGACGGAGAAAGGGCTCATCACCCCCATCATTAGGGACGCAGCCGACATGGGGGTCCAGGAGATTTCTGCCACTGCTAAG GCGTTGGCCCAGAGGGCTCGGGACGGGAAGCTGAAGCCAGAAGAGTACCAAGGGGGATCGTTCAG CATCTCCAACCTGGGCATGTTCGGCATCAGCGGCTTCAGCGCGGTCATCAACCCGCCCCAGGCCTGCATCCTGGCGGTGGGGGGGTCGCGGGCGGAGCTGCGGCCGTCGGCCGACCAGCAGACCCTGCGCACCCAGCAGCTGATGACCGTCACTCTGTCCAGCGACGGGCGGCTGGTGGACGATGCCCTGGCCTCGCGCTTCCTGGAGAAACTCAGGGCCAACCTGGAGAAGCCCCAGCGCATGGCCCTGGTCTGA